From one Acidobacteriota bacterium genomic stretch:
- a CDS encoding cytochrome c biogenesis protein CcdC — protein sequence MPLSLGSSAVVALFGLFGVIVWRLREGRRPVTLKTIVIPPLGMSTGFSMFMVPAFRVHWTWAFEAFLVGACMLSVPLIRTSRLILEDGIVMMRRSKIFFGVVLFLAAIRYFARGYIGKIISVEQTAGLFFILAFGMILVWRASMYFEYRELFR from the coding sequence GTGCCGCTTTCTCTAGGATCATCCGCTGTCGTTGCTCTCTTTGGCCTCTTCGGTGTTATCGTGTGGCGGCTGCGCGAGGGCCGCCGTCCGGTCACGCTGAAGACGATCGTCATTCCTCCCCTGGGCATGTCCACCGGCTTCTCCATGTTCATGGTTCCGGCCTTCCGCGTTCACTGGACATGGGCCTTCGAGGCCTTCCTCGTCGGAGCCTGTATGCTGTCGGTCCCGCTCATCCGCACCTCCCGGCTCATTCTTGAAGACGGCATCGTCATGATGCGCCGCTCGAAGATCTTCTTCGGCGTCGTGTTGTTCTTGGCCGCCATCCGCTACTTCGCCCGCGGCTACATCGGAAAGATCATCTCCGTCGAGCAGACCGCCGGGCTCTTCTTCATCCTCGCCTTCGGCATGATCCTGGTCTGGAGAGCGAGCATGTACTTCGAGTACAGGGAACTCTTCCGTTAA
- a CDS encoding YbjQ family protein — MSTSTYPPPHLTIDPSLITSALELPGYRIVRNHGIVRGIVVRSRNIFGTLGAGLQTMLGGDITIFTQLCEKTRQDSFAIMALHASQLGANAVIAFRYDANELMNGVTEVLAYGTAVTVERI, encoded by the coding sequence ATGTCCACCTCGACCTACCCGCCGCCACACCTCACCATCGACCCTTCCCTCATCACCTCCGCGCTCGAGCTTCCCGGCTACCGCATCGTCCGCAACCACGGCATCGTGCGCGGCATCGTCGTGCGCTCGCGCAACATCTTCGGGACCCTCGGCGCAGGCCTCCAGACCATGCTGGGCGGCGACATCACCATCTTCACCCAGCTCTGCGAGAAGACCCGCCAGGACTCCTTCGCCATAATGGCCCTCCACGCCTCCCAGCTCGGGGCCAACGCCGTCATCGCCTTCCGCTACGACGCCAACGAGCTGATGAACGGAGTCACCGAGGTCCTCGCCTACGGCACCGCCGTCACCGTCGAGCGCATCTGA
- the trpD gene encoding anthranilate phosphoribosyltransferase codes for MPLQPHLRHVIEGRATLTREQSRDLLHQILDGALSDIEIAALAGALAARGETPAELAGFVDVMRSNVTSIPLESNERLQLVDTCGTGGDASRTFNISTAAALVAAAAGATVAKHGNRAITSQTGSADVLEALGIPVGLNPPDAATALRTHRFAFLHAPSLHPAMKAVMPVRKALGVRTVFNLLGPLTNPAGASAQVMGVYAAHAVPLVAEAMALLSTRHAFVVHGTAEAPDGSIKGLDEISISGPTTIAEVHNGIVTLSTLTPEDAGLTRAPMDTLIGGDAQTNARILTAIFAGEPGPRRDIVLINAAAVLVAADLAPTIPAGVSLAARTIDSGAVTKLVEALRAL; via the coding sequence ATGCCTCTTCAACCTCACCTCAGGCACGTCATCGAAGGCCGCGCCACGCTCACACGCGAGCAGTCCCGCGACCTGCTGCATCAGATACTCGACGGCGCTCTCTCCGACATCGAAATCGCCGCCCTCGCCGGTGCCCTCGCCGCCCGTGGCGAAACCCCCGCTGAACTCGCAGGCTTCGTCGACGTCATGCGCTCCAACGTCACCTCCATCCCGCTTGAGTCCAACGAGCGCCTTCAGCTCGTCGACACGTGCGGCACCGGCGGAGACGCCAGCCGCACCTTCAACATCTCCACCGCCGCCGCGCTCGTCGCCGCCGCCGCGGGAGCCACCGTCGCCAAGCACGGCAACCGCGCCATCACCTCGCAGACCGGCTCAGCCGACGTGCTCGAAGCCCTCGGCATCCCCGTCGGACTCAATCCTCCCGACGCCGCCACCGCGCTCCGCACGCACCGGTTCGCCTTCCTCCACGCGCCTTCGCTTCACCCGGCCATGAAGGCGGTCATGCCTGTGCGCAAGGCCCTCGGCGTCCGCACTGTCTTCAACCTTCTCGGCCCGCTCACCAATCCCGCCGGGGCCTCGGCGCAGGTCATGGGAGTCTACGCCGCGCACGCGGTCCCGCTCGTCGCCGAGGCCATGGCACTGCTCTCGACACGCCACGCCTTCGTCGTCCACGGAACCGCCGAAGCTCCCGACGGCTCAATCAAAGGCCTCGACGAGATCTCCATCTCCGGCCCCACCACCATCGCCGAGGTCCACAACGGCATCGTCACCCTCTCCACCCTCACCCCCGAGGACGCAGGCCTCACCCGCGCCCCCATGGACACGCTCATCGGCGGAGACGCGCAGACCAACGCCCGAATCCTCACCGCCATCTTCGCCGGAGAACCCGGCCCCCGCCGCGACATCGTCCTCATTAACGCCGCCGCCGTCCTCGTGGCCGCCGACCTCGCCCCCACGATCCCCGCCGGAGTCTCCCTTGCCGCCCGCACCATCGACTCCGGCGCAGTCACGAAACTCGTCGAAGCCCTCCGCGCTCTATAA
- the sucC gene encoding ADP-forming succinate--CoA ligase subunit beta — translation MKIHEYQAKEILRKYSVPVPSGEMVQTLEEADRAAKDLFDKGNAVVVVKAQIHAGGRGKGGGVKVVKSLADASTAAKAILGMQLVTHQTGPQGQKVQRLLVEEGSAIDRELYLGIVLDRAAARLVFMASQAGGMEIEEVAHATPEKIYKEYIDPALGLQPYQARKLAFKLGLKPTQINDAVKFMLGLYKAFVETDSTLMEINPFITTKDDKLLALDCKINFDDNAMFRHKDLKELRDLSEEDPLEVEASKFALNYIKLDGSIACMVNGAGLAMATMDIIEYAGGKAANFLDVGGGANQEQIENAFGILLSDPNVKAIFINIFGGILRVDVLATAVVAAAKKLGVKLPIILRLEGTNVEEGRKILAESGLKFSVGATMKEAAELAVAAAKG, via the coding sequence ATGAAAATTCACGAGTATCAGGCAAAAGAGATTCTGCGTAAGTACAGTGTGCCGGTTCCGAGCGGCGAGATGGTGCAGACGCTGGAAGAGGCGGACCGCGCGGCGAAGGACCTGTTCGACAAGGGCAATGCCGTTGTCGTGGTGAAGGCGCAGATTCACGCCGGGGGCCGCGGCAAGGGCGGCGGCGTGAAGGTGGTCAAGTCGCTGGCGGATGCGTCGACGGCGGCGAAGGCGATCCTGGGCATGCAGCTGGTGACGCACCAGACGGGGCCGCAGGGGCAGAAGGTGCAGCGTCTGCTGGTCGAAGAGGGCTCGGCGATCGATCGCGAGCTTTATCTCGGCATCGTGCTGGATCGCGCGGCGGCACGGCTGGTGTTCATGGCATCGCAGGCGGGCGGCATGGAGATCGAGGAGGTTGCTCATGCGACTCCCGAGAAGATCTACAAGGAGTACATCGACCCTGCTCTTGGGTTGCAGCCGTACCAGGCGCGCAAGCTGGCGTTCAAGCTGGGACTGAAGCCGACGCAGATCAATGACGCGGTGAAGTTCATGCTGGGGCTGTACAAGGCATTCGTTGAGACGGACTCGACGCTGATGGAGATCAATCCCTTCATCACGACGAAGGACGACAAGCTGCTGGCACTGGACTGCAAGATCAACTTCGACGACAACGCGATGTTCCGCCACAAAGATTTGAAGGAGCTGCGCGATCTTTCGGAAGAGGACCCGCTTGAGGTGGAGGCTTCGAAGTTTGCGCTGAACTACATCAAGCTCGATGGCTCGATTGCGTGCATGGTGAACGGCGCGGGTCTGGCGATGGCGACGATGGACATCATCGAGTACGCGGGCGGTAAGGCCGCGAACTTCCTCGACGTGGGCGGCGGCGCGAACCAGGAGCAGATCGAGAATGCTTTTGGGATTCTGCTCAGCGACCCGAATGTGAAGGCGATCTTCATCAACATCTTCGGCGGCATTTTGCGTGTGGATGTGCTGGCGACGGCTGTGGTTGCTGCGGCGAAGAAGCTCGGAGTTAAGTTGCCGATCATCCTTCGACTCGAAGGAACCAATGTTGAAGAAGGCCGGAAGATTCTCGCGGAGTCGGGTTTGAAGTTCAGCGTTGGCGCAACGATGAAGGAAGCGGCGGAGTTGGCGGTTGCGGCGGCGAAGGGATAG
- the sucD gene encoding succinate--CoA ligase subunit alpha: MAVLVDKNTRLIVQGITGREGTFHAKACQEYGTKVVGGVTPGKGGTTHEGWPVFNTVEEAVKETGANVSVIFVPPPFAADGILEATAAGLPLVICITEGIPVLDMVKAWEIVRQSRPDGSRTRLIGPNCPGVISPGKAKVGIMPGRIHKEGSVGIVSKSGTLTYEAVYQLTQRGIGQSTAIGIGGDPIIGTTHIDALKLLNEDPETEAIIMIGEIGGTAEEAAAAYIKANVKKPVVGFIAGQTAPPGRRMGHAGAIISGGEGTAASKMAAMTAAGITVVKSPAEIGDAMAKVLGKA; the protein is encoded by the coding sequence ATGGCAGTTTTAGTTGATAAGAATACGCGGCTGATCGTTCAGGGTATTACAGGACGCGAAGGCACGTTCCACGCGAAGGCCTGCCAGGAGTACGGCACCAAGGTTGTCGGTGGAGTTACGCCGGGCAAGGGTGGCACGACGCATGAAGGCTGGCCGGTGTTCAACACTGTTGAAGAGGCCGTGAAGGAGACGGGCGCGAATGTTTCGGTGATCTTTGTGCCTCCACCGTTTGCGGCTGACGGAATTCTTGAGGCTACGGCTGCGGGGCTTCCGCTGGTCATCTGCATCACCGAGGGCATTCCGGTGCTGGACATGGTGAAGGCCTGGGAGATCGTGCGGCAGTCTCGGCCTGATGGTTCAAGGACCCGGCTGATAGGTCCGAACTGCCCGGGTGTGATCTCGCCGGGCAAGGCGAAGGTCGGCATCATGCCGGGGCGGATTCATAAGGAAGGCTCGGTGGGCATCGTGTCGAAGTCGGGCACGTTGACCTATGAGGCGGTGTACCAGTTGACGCAGCGCGGGATTGGGCAGTCGACCGCGATCGGTATTGGCGGCGATCCGATTATCGGGACGACGCATATCGATGCGCTGAAGCTGCTGAACGAGGACCCGGAGACCGAGGCAATCATCATGATCGGCGAGATCGGCGGCACGGCCGAGGAGGCCGCTGCGGCGTACATCAAGGCCAATGTGAAGAAGCCGGTGGTCGGGTTTATCGCGGGGCAGACGGCGCCTCCGGGACGCAGGATGGGTCATGCTGGCGCGATCATCTCGGGCGGCGAGGGTACGGCGGCGAGCAAGATGGCGGCGATGACGGCTGCGGGGATTACTGTTGTGAAGTCTCCGGCTGAGATTGGCGATGCCATGGCTAAGGTGCTGGGCAAGGCTTAG
- the ndk gene encoding nucleoside-diphosphate kinase, with translation MSQRTFSIIKPDAVKKGHAGAILAEIEKAGFKIVSIKKVSISKAQAEGFYYVHAARPFFGELTEFMSSGPIFPMVLEKDNAIADLRKLMGATNPAQAEEGTIRKKFAASIGENAIHGSDAEETAAFEIGYFFAGYELK, from the coding sequence TTGTCACAGCGCACATTCAGCATCATCAAGCCGGACGCGGTCAAGAAGGGCCACGCGGGCGCCATCCTGGCCGAGATTGAGAAGGCCGGATTCAAGATTGTTTCGATCAAGAAGGTTTCGATCTCGAAGGCACAGGCGGAGGGCTTCTATTACGTTCACGCGGCACGCCCGTTCTTCGGCGAGCTGACGGAGTTCATGTCGTCGGGGCCGATCTTCCCGATGGTTCTGGAGAAGGACAACGCTATCGCCGACCTGCGCAAGTTGATGGGCGCGACGAATCCTGCCCAGGCGGAAGAGGGGACGATCCGCAAGAAGTTCGCGGCTTCGATCGGCGAGAACGCGATCCATGGGTCGGACGCCGAGGAGACGGCGGCATTTGAGATCGGGTATTTCTTTGCCGGGTATGAGCTGAAGTAG
- a CDS encoding SGNH/GDSL hydrolase family protein encodes MKLAARIAVSVLPLLLSLPAIAAPPDHWVGTWAASPMALVNPEGKYGAADTTYREIVHTSLGGNASRVIFTNEFGLDTLTINSASIALRTKGSEIDTATARPLTFGGQTSIVIPPGALAISDPAALKLAPLSDVAVSFTVPTQPLRQVSQHSFADTTSYTAPGSVTSAKSFDTPTEITNWPFLKGIDVMASGDSASIVAFGDSITDGSHSTKDTNRRWPDILAQRLQADKKTRKLGVLNQGIGGNRILHDKTGPSALARFDRDVLAQAGVKYLIILESINDIGHAQDPKKPYDVVSADDLIQGFSQMAARAHTHGIKVYGATLTPYVGAGYASPAGEAMRQAVNKWIRTSSTLDGFVDFDKATQDMNNPAVLSVLADGGDHLHPSDAGYKSMGDSIDLKLFSK; translated from the coding sequence ATGAAACTCGCTGCACGCATCGCTGTGTCCGTACTGCCCCTCTTGCTCTCGCTCCCCGCCATCGCCGCTCCGCCCGACCACTGGGTCGGCACCTGGGCCGCCTCGCCCATGGCCCTCGTCAATCCCGAAGGCAAGTACGGCGCCGCCGACACCACCTACCGCGAGATCGTGCACACCTCACTCGGCGGCAACGCCTCCCGCGTCATCTTCACCAACGAGTTCGGCCTCGACACGCTCACCATCAACTCCGCCTCCATCGCCCTCCGCACCAAAGGCAGCGAGATCGACACCGCCACCGCCCGCCCGCTCACCTTCGGCGGACAGACCTCCATCGTCATCCCCCCCGGAGCACTCGCCATCAGCGACCCCGCCGCGCTCAAGCTCGCGCCGCTCTCCGACGTCGCCGTCAGCTTCACCGTCCCCACCCAGCCCCTGCGGCAGGTCTCGCAGCACAGCTTCGCCGACACCACCAGCTACACCGCGCCCGGCAGCGTCACCAGCGCGAAATCCTTCGACACCCCCACCGAGATCACCAACTGGCCCTTCCTCAAAGGCATCGACGTCATGGCCAGCGGCGATAGCGCCTCGATCGTCGCCTTCGGCGATAGCATCACCGACGGCTCGCACAGCACCAAAGACACCAACCGCCGCTGGCCCGACATCCTCGCCCAGCGCCTCCAGGCCGACAAGAAGACGCGCAAACTCGGCGTCCTCAACCAGGGCATCGGCGGCAACCGCATCCTGCACGACAAGACCGGCCCCTCCGCCCTCGCCCGCTTCGACCGCGACGTCCTCGCCCAGGCGGGCGTCAAGTACCTCATCATCCTCGAGAGCATCAACGACATCGGCCACGCGCAGGACCCCAAAAAGCCCTACGACGTCGTCTCCGCCGACGACCTCATCCAGGGCTTCAGCCAGATGGCCGCGCGCGCCCACACTCACGGCATCAAGGTCTACGGAGCCACCCTCACCCCCTACGTCGGAGCCGGTTACGCCTCGCCCGCCGGCGAAGCCATGCGCCAGGCCGTCAACAAGTGGATCCGCACCTCAAGCACTCTCGACGGCTTCGTCGACTTCGACAAGGCCACCCAGGACATGAACAACCCCGCCGTCCTCTCCGTGCTCGCCGACGGAGGCGACCACCTCCACCCCAGCGACGCAGGCTACAAGTCCATGGGAGACTCCATCGACCTGAAACTCTTCTCGAAATAA
- a CDS encoding bifunctional YncE family protein/alkaline phosphatase family protein has product MRQKVLSPTDVLRVAAFFALVSPVFVFGQTPQPQPKTDSSGFNVAPMKDEVMGNDKAPLLKGGLKSEATSPERTVGPQQDGSVVVSDNQKLTPAGRIVDLGSPVRAKAIALNPNPMAHSAAVLLMGSPEPIIIVDTVTGQVLQRFLPDASGASIKDRSTGSFAGITYSSDGGKLLFSQDNNYVVVAKVDKKTGLLSSEQRVALPPPPADGRPYHNAKSIYPGGIAFSADNKRAYVALNVANTLGVIDLTSSPAKLVAQIPVGNVPHSVIVRGRYAYVSNEGGRPATSEDFTNYSDGTPIVVDRKDAFAITGTVSVVDLAAGKEIKTIPVGLHPVGMTMAGSRLYVANAYSDSLSIIDLQNDKVIRTINLSAPIGGGAFGAGANGVAVTDDGKAYVALGQANAVAVVNLQGRDEHPVIGYIPTGYFPTSITYNKAQKQLVVADDKGLGSRGKTTTKDGVVGYNTHADMGVVNLIQEPNASELARFSKQVFDNNHWNLTTNIEVGKEFIDPNAAPVAVPKHIGEPSLIKHVFLVIKENRTYDQMLGDVPWGNGAKELAVFASAVPNQHAFVKRFPLLDNVYAPSRQSADGHPWIGMSGSFYANDILSPDWIRSYPGGGAEDPLTYTPRGFLWTEVEAKGLTARMYGEWSSGTTIARKKDGSEYTWTDFYNTSLCKEGKAPASSCIVPDDAIHVSSAIPSAAKIMDPHYPPFNLGIPDQYRMDYWIKEFQQMDAANKVPNLTILWLPDDHTAGSSKGHPYPSNYQADNDLALGRMVEAISHSKVWGQSAIFVEEDDSQGGTDHVDGHRQPVYIISPYTAAPQAPGQGKTIHTTYTAENINRTIENILGTQPLTQFDLVASPMFDAFQNTADLTPFDCLPAVLPLDDGPDLPAGKAVSYSPMEKSWMKATAKVMKGKYDKADAVDPNFLNHSTWYVTTGWSKPYPGEDKVLAPGPLVKAAMKYSGDDDDD; this is encoded by the coding sequence ATGCGCCAAAAGGTTTTGTCACCCACGGATGTGTTGCGAGTCGCTGCGTTTTTTGCGCTCGTGAGCCCTGTCTTTGTCTTTGGTCAGACGCCGCAACCACAGCCGAAGACCGACAGCTCGGGTTTCAATGTTGCTCCGATGAAGGATGAGGTGATGGGGAACGACAAGGCCCCTCTGCTGAAGGGGGGACTCAAGTCGGAGGCGACGAGCCCGGAGCGGACCGTGGGGCCGCAGCAGGACGGTTCGGTTGTTGTCTCGGACAATCAGAAGCTGACGCCGGCGGGAAGGATTGTCGACCTTGGCTCGCCGGTGCGTGCCAAGGCGATCGCGCTCAATCCGAACCCGATGGCTCACAGCGCGGCTGTTCTTCTGATGGGGTCGCCTGAGCCGATTATCATCGTCGACACGGTCACGGGCCAGGTGCTTCAGCGTTTTCTTCCGGATGCCAGCGGCGCCTCCATCAAGGACAGGAGCACGGGATCGTTCGCGGGTATTACGTATTCTTCCGATGGCGGGAAGCTACTCTTCAGCCAGGACAACAACTATGTTGTGGTTGCGAAGGTGGACAAGAAGACGGGCCTGCTGAGCAGCGAGCAGAGAGTGGCCCTGCCTCCCCCGCCCGCGGACGGACGTCCTTATCACAATGCGAAGTCCATCTATCCGGGCGGTATTGCGTTCTCCGCGGACAACAAGCGCGCTTATGTCGCGTTGAATGTGGCGAACACGCTGGGAGTGATCGACCTGACGTCTTCTCCGGCGAAGCTTGTTGCGCAGATCCCGGTGGGGAATGTTCCGCACAGCGTTATCGTTCGCGGCAGGTATGCCTATGTCAGCAATGAGGGCGGAAGGCCGGCGACGAGTGAGGACTTCACTAACTATTCGGACGGAACGCCGATTGTCGTCGACCGCAAGGACGCTTTTGCGATTACGGGTACGGTGTCGGTCGTCGATCTCGCGGCGGGGAAAGAGATCAAGACGATCCCTGTCGGCCTGCACCCGGTGGGAATGACGATGGCCGGATCGAGGCTCTATGTGGCGAATGCCTACAGCGACAGCCTGTCGATCATCGACCTCCAGAACGACAAGGTCATCCGCACGATCAACCTCAGCGCCCCGATTGGCGGCGGGGCCTTCGGCGCAGGGGCGAATGGCGTGGCAGTGACGGACGATGGCAAGGCTTATGTCGCGCTGGGCCAGGCGAATGCTGTTGCCGTCGTCAACCTACAGGGGCGCGATGAGCACCCTGTGATCGGCTATATCCCGACGGGATATTTCCCCACGTCGATCACCTACAACAAGGCGCAGAAGCAACTGGTGGTGGCGGACGATAAAGGGCTGGGTTCGCGCGGGAAGACGACGACGAAGGACGGCGTCGTGGGATACAACACCCACGCCGACATGGGCGTGGTGAACCTGATTCAGGAGCCGAACGCGAGCGAGTTGGCGAGGTTCAGCAAGCAGGTCTTCGACAACAATCACTGGAACCTGACGACGAACATTGAGGTTGGCAAAGAGTTTATCGACCCGAACGCCGCGCCGGTAGCTGTTCCCAAGCATATCGGCGAGCCTTCGCTGATCAAGCATGTCTTTCTGGTCATCAAGGAAAACCGCACCTACGACCAGATGCTGGGAGACGTGCCGTGGGGCAATGGCGCGAAGGAGCTTGCCGTCTTTGCATCGGCGGTTCCGAACCAGCATGCGTTCGTGAAACGGTTCCCTCTGCTCGACAACGTTTATGCGCCTAGCCGTCAGTCTGCGGATGGTCATCCGTGGATTGGGATGTCGGGGTCTTTCTACGCTAACGATATTCTGTCACCTGATTGGATCCGCTCTTACCCAGGAGGCGGCGCGGAGGACCCACTGACATACACGCCAAGGGGCTTTCTATGGACCGAGGTGGAGGCGAAGGGGCTGACCGCCAGAATGTATGGCGAGTGGAGCAGCGGGACGACGATCGCGCGCAAGAAGGATGGCTCGGAGTATACGTGGACGGACTTCTACAACACGTCGCTGTGCAAGGAGGGCAAGGCCCCTGCCTCGAGCTGCATCGTTCCCGACGATGCGATTCATGTGAGCTCGGCGATTCCCTCGGCGGCAAAGATCATGGATCCACACTATCCGCCGTTCAATCTCGGTATTCCCGATCAGTACCGCATGGACTACTGGATCAAGGAGTTCCAGCAGATGGATGCGGCGAACAAGGTTCCGAACCTGACGATCCTTTGGCTGCCTGACGATCACACCGCAGGCAGCTCGAAGGGGCATCCTTATCCCAGCAACTACCAGGCGGACAACGATCTTGCGCTGGGGCGCATGGTGGAAGCGATCAGCCACAGCAAGGTCTGGGGGCAGTCCGCGATCTTTGTGGAAGAGGACGACTCACAGGGAGGGACGGACCATGTGGATGGCCACCGCCAGCCGGTCTACATCATCAGCCCGTACACGGCGGCTCCACAGGCTCCGGGGCAGGGCAAGACGATCCACACGACTTATACGGCTGAAAATATCAATCGCACGATCGAGAACATTCTGGGCACGCAACCGCTGACGCAGTTCGACCTGGTGGCGTCGCCGATGTTCGACGCCTTTCAGAACACGGCTGACCTGACGCCATTCGATTGCCTGCCCGCGGTTCTTCCGCTGGACGATGGCCCCGATCTGCCTGCGGGAAAGGCCGTCTCCTACAGCCCGATGGAGAAGTCATGGATGAAGGCAACGGCCAAGGTGATGAAGGGGAAGTACGACAAGGCAGATGCCGTCGATCCGAACTTTCTCAATCATTCGACGTGGTATGTCACGACGGGATGGAGCAAGCCGTATCCGGGCGAGGACAAGGTGCTCGCTCCCGGCCCGCTGGTGAAAGCCGCGATGAAGTATAGCGGGGATGATGATGACGATTGA
- a CDS encoding galactose mutarotase — MLLSMTMAAAEAHGQVSKAVFGKMPDGTAVDVYTLKSDAVEARVTNFGARIVSVRTADKTGKVADVVLGYDSLAGYLADKKTYFGAVVGRYGNRIGGGKFSLDGKTYQLPLNNNGNSLHGGDVGFDQHVWAAKEVAGGVEMTLVSKDGDQGYPGTLTAHVRYTLHHNALRIDYSMSTDKDTVVNLTNHSYFNLGGVGSGTILHDEIMIAADKYTPTNSGLIPTGELAPVEGTPMDFRKAMVIGKRINDHFEQLTMAGGYDQNWVLRGANGEIKTAARVHDPVSGRVMTVTTTEPGVQFYTGNFLDGSFKGPGGVVYAKNTGLCLETQHYPDSPNHANFPSAELKPGQARHSMTTFTFSVEK, encoded by the coding sequence ATGCTGCTTAGCATGACTATGGCGGCGGCAGAGGCACACGGGCAGGTTTCTAAGGCGGTGTTTGGAAAGATGCCGGATGGCACGGCGGTGGACGTCTATACGCTGAAGAGCGATGCGGTTGAGGCGCGGGTGACGAACTTTGGCGCGCGCATCGTTTCTGTCAGGACGGCGGACAAGACGGGCAAGGTCGCGGACGTTGTGCTGGGGTATGACTCGCTGGCAGGGTATCTCGCCGATAAGAAGACTTATTTTGGCGCGGTGGTGGGGCGGTACGGGAACCGTATTGGCGGAGGGAAGTTTTCGCTGGATGGGAAGACGTATCAGTTGCCGCTGAACAACAATGGCAACTCGCTGCATGGCGGCGACGTTGGGTTCGACCAGCATGTGTGGGCGGCGAAGGAGGTTGCCGGCGGCGTGGAGATGACGCTGGTGTCGAAGGACGGCGACCAGGGTTATCCGGGGACGCTGACGGCGCATGTTCGTTACACGTTGCACCACAATGCGCTGCGCATCGACTACAGCATGTCGACGGACAAGGACACGGTGGTGAACCTGACGAACCACAGCTACTTCAACCTGGGTGGGGTGGGGAGCGGCACGATTCTGCATGACGAGATCATGATCGCCGCGGACAAGTACACGCCGACGAACAGTGGGCTGATTCCGACGGGCGAACTTGCTCCGGTTGAGGGGACGCCGATGGACTTCCGTAAGGCGATGGTGATCGGCAAGAGGATCAACGACCACTTTGAACAGTTGACGATGGCCGGCGGCTACGACCAGAACTGGGTGCTGCGCGGTGCGAACGGCGAGATCAAGACGGCGGCGCGGGTGCACGATCCGGTGAGCGGGCGGGTGATGACGGTGACGACGACGGAGCCAGGAGTGCAGTTCTATACCGGCAACTTTCTGGATGGCAGCTTCAAGGGGCCGGGCGGCGTGGTGTATGCGAAGAACACAGGTCTGTGCCTGGAGACGCAGCACTATCCGGATTCGCCGAACCATGCGAACTTTCCGTCGGCGGAGCTGAAGCCGGGGCAGGCGAGGCACAGCATGACGACGTTTACGTTTTCGGTGGAGAAGTAG
- a CDS encoding CoA transferase subunit A encodes MNKVVASADAAVADIAAGSTIMLGGFGLCGIPENLIAALVRRRIAGLNTISNNMGVDGFGMGLMLEAGMIASHIGSYVGENRLLEKLVLAGELNLTLVPQGTLAERIRAGGAGIPAFFTATGLGTVVADGKETRKIGDRTYVLETALHADVALVKAWKGDRLGNLVYRRTARNFNPAMATAAKLTIAEVEELVEPGELDPDQVVTPGIFVKRVVVGEKYVKPVESKFIAAMKAKAGSGSRG; translated from the coding sequence ATGAACAAGGTTGTAGCGTCGGCGGATGCGGCGGTTGCGGACATTGCGGCCGGTTCTACGATCATGCTGGGCGGCTTTGGGCTTTGCGGCATTCCGGAGAACCTGATTGCGGCGCTGGTGCGGCGTCGCATCGCGGGGCTCAATACGATCAGCAACAACATGGGCGTGGATGGTTTCGGCATGGGGCTGATGCTGGAGGCGGGAATGATCGCCTCGCACATTGGCAGCTATGTGGGCGAGAATCGTTTGCTGGAGAAGCTGGTGCTTGCCGGTGAGTTGAATCTGACGCTGGTTCCGCAGGGGACGCTGGCGGAGAGGATTCGCGCGGGCGGCGCGGGGATTCCCGCATTCTTTACGGCGACGGGGCTGGGCACGGTGGTGGCCGACGGCAAGGAGACGCGGAAGATCGGCGATCGCACGTATGTGCTGGAGACGGCGTTGCACGCAGATGTTGCGCTGGTGAAGGCGTGGAAGGGCGACCGGCTGGGGAACCTGGTGTATCGGCGGACGGCGCGGAACTTCAACCCGGCGATGGCGACGGCGGCGAAGCTGACGATCGCAGAGGTTGAGGAGCTGGTCGAGCCGGGCGAGCTGGACCCGGACCAGGTGGTGACGCCGGGGATCTTTGTGAAGCGTGTTGTGGTGGGCGAGAAGTATGTGAAGCCGGTGGAGTCGAAGTTTATTGCGGCGATGAAGGCGAAGGCGGGTTCTGGGAGTAGGGGATAG